The sequence GCTGAGGAAAACCAAGTAACACAGACACCATGCAGGGCTTTATGGATGTCTGCCCATTCGAGGCAAAGTGTTCACAGACTCGTACCAGTGCCAGCCCTCACTAGGAAACAAACCTCATGACTAGATTTCTGTTACAGGTACTTATAAGTGGGGCACCTATGGCCATGCATAGAAAGGCAACGTTTTGTAGTCAGACAGATGTGGATTTGCCTCCCAACTCAACCAATTAGTAGCTGTGTTCTTAGACAAGTCAATCAACccttctgagcttcagtttgccCTCTACATAAAAACgatgataatatttatttcacagGGCTATTGTAATAAGAAATTACATAGCCTATTGCCTAGCAAATAGTGTCACTTCATTCATAgtttttctttccatcctttgTGATTTCTCTCCAACCATTCCTTTCAATAAAGTCAGAGAGCACCTGATGTCTGTTATTCACAGACGGCTAACCCAGGATGAACTGAGTTGCTGATTCTTAGAGAAAGGTGATCAGTTCTGCACAGTTCCAGAATCTCTGGAAAGCACAAATAAAGATGAGAAACTGATTAACCCAGGCCTCTAGAAACACATAGAAATCAAAGATGTAGAGGGATAGGTGGGACTTAGGAGAGATCTTTTCTGAGTTATATGAATATGtttaactatttcttttcttgagaTACCTTTTTTCAGATCACTATAACCATAGTCATTGTCCCAACTATAAAAGCAGCAAAATTGAGATAAATAATTTTCCTGTATTTAAAATAGGTCAAAAATTTTATCAAACCAATCAAGTAGGTACTTCTGTTTATATACCTGGAGGAAACTCTACATACACCCTGTTATTTGCCCAGGGTCTCTTGCTCCTTCCTGTTGACCCAAGGCAGCATTACAGTCACCCCCTTTCCCAGACCCTCTATATCCACACAGCCATAATCCAGAGAACAATCAAGCTGTTCTGAGATGATGCTGACCTCACACCTCCACAACACCAGGCTTGGCGGGGAGGGGGTTCAGGCTGTGCCTGTCCTCCTGCCGTCCTTACCCTCCATGTCTcgcctttcctttcccctttaaCCACACAACCCCATTAACCCATGTCACTTCCTCACTAATTTCTATGCCAGGCAAATTTTCATACATACATGGAGAttctttttacacttttttcCTCATAGAATAAAACTGGTCATGGGCCATTCTTTTAGGGGTAGGGGAAGAAATTTATATCTGCATCCTTCCTTAGACCGCAATATCCAAATCCCTAGTTAGTTTCGTTAACTCCACTTCCTCTTTTTACTCGCACACCAAGAGGAATAGGAGGCAGGGcatgtaaaattagaaaaaatatttccgAAGGACTCTGACATGCTTCTCACTTCTCCATCCCTCTTTGAGAACCAGTGGGCAGTGGGTTAGACTAGAGGATCGATGTCCAGTTTTAACttgtaaaaaataacattattgaaaaatttattttaaatgccttCGGTACGCTTCCATTTCACCTGGAGACTCTGGCATTTGAAGCTATTTTAAAAGCTACATTCaattcatgctttaaaaaaactAAGATCTCCTTCCTGTcaatcccttctttctttctttttcttttctaaacagCTGAAAATTGTTCATCAACCAAATGCTGGTAGCAGTGATCAGGGAAATCCAAAGACACAGatgtttaagtaaaatttaagCAATATATAGAAACTTTCAAAAtctttgaaattttcatgaatttcatttagttcttacaAAAAGTTGTATCTACTTCATCATCTTTCTGTTGGCCTATAGCTTTCCAAGAAGCAGCAttctaaagaaattttaaaaatagtttcttctttaatgttactactttttcacttaaaaatatatctcaTATAAATTTCAGGGCCTAAAATTCATAGAGATAGCAAGTAGATTAacggttgtcaggggctgggagaggggagggagtggagatATATCTGTTACTGTTAATGTACAGATATATCTCTACACCCTGTTAGTGTACAGGGTGCAGGGGGGAGTGATGAAAAAGACAGTGGTAAACAGATACTGGTTATGTTTGCACAGGTCTGTGGATATACCAAAAAACTGAATTGTACACCCTAAATGAGTGAGCTCTGTggcatatgaattatatttcaataaaactagtcttaaaaaaaaattcggGATCTAAAATCCCAGAGTCTATATGATTCCATGATATTCATTTCAGCTAAAAAAAACTAAGCACCCACAAGATTGTCCTATCTCCAGCCCACCCCCTTACATaaacaaggggtcttcaaaaagttcatggaatgattcgtattatcttttaaatctatttttccacaaactttttgaagtatcctcatatatcaGCAGACCTGGGTGGGTTTTCAGGGTAGACACATGCTACTTCAGACATCActtctaaatttttcttcttgCCCTAGAAAATAAAGCTGCTTAATTGGGCATGATCCCACTCTATCCATATGTCTTTCCACCTACCTTGTGATGTAGTGGAAAAGGATATGGATTTTAGAGTCAAAAGACTATAGTTGAAGCCCTGGATCTACCCCTTCCTAGTTGTACTGTTATGAACCATTTACTTCTTTGTGCCTTAATTTTCTCAACTATTTGAATGGGCATATAATGATACCTACATTACCAAAGAGGTTGTGGTGAATCAATAAAGTAACATGTGAAATGTAGTTCATACAACATTGGGCTTGTAGCAGTTAAAAGCTAAAAGGCAATGCCCCTGAGTCGTAGCTATCAGAGTGGATGTTTGGAGATGTTATGCAGACCCTGTCCTGATGCCTGTCCTTCACGCTAGAAAGTGACTTCCTAACAAAGCATTTTAAACacatctctccctttcctgcaatAAGCAGCAAACAGAGGGAGATGCAGGATAGTGAGTATATATATTAAAGACACTGTAAGTTATCATGTcttgaaaaaacaaaccaaaaaaatttttgagttaACAGGTTAATGATTACTTAGTGTCAGGTATTTAGCAGAGCATACTGGAATGAGCAGATCTCCAAACACACAGCATAGCTAAAAACTGTGCCTAAGGAGGACTTGGGCAAGTTTCTAAGCAAAGATACAAGTCTTTCTTCAAATAGCAGAGAACAGTCTTAATACAAAGAAAGCATATTCATCCCAgatggggggaaaaaatgaagacaatgtaGGACAACCAAAAACAAATTAGCATAACGTtgccaaaataagaaaaagaatccaAACAAAGCATAAGAAAGACTATTCACTCACTTTCTTAGTGAGGAGAAACTAGATGTTGACATCAGAACCCCCTACTTGTCCTCTAGATAGAttatggatgaatggatagatagactgtatataccatatatattttaaaatgtgtcttttctaaaaaaaaaaaaaaaataaaaaaaaaataaaaaataaaataaaatgtgtcttttctgattacaaaagaaatatatgttcaccatagaaaacttggaaaatataaaaagattactcaaaacttcccaatgaaatataattattgtttgcatttttatatattttccttttggaCTCTTCTTCACATGcacatatttttacaaaaatatacatgttcttattttcatttcaccTAGCAGGGCATATAGAAATGCTCTTTGACTATAAGACGGTAAAAAACTACATACTATTtcattatgaatatatatattgttgTACGTATTTGTGGCATAGCATAAATTGAGTAAGGTAACAGAGACCAAAAACACAGTGCCTGGAAGAAGGGAGATGTCAATTTCCCATGAACAGTCCTAGAGTGCAGGCATAAGCAGTCCAGGGCTGGTGTGGCAACTCCACAGTGTCAGGAACCATGAGGCCAACTCTAGAATGAATAATTACTCCACTAAGCATTCACCTCATCTGCATGGTCTGAGATAGATAATCATTACATCGGCATTCCAGCccacagaaaggagaaaagggacaAGGGGAAGGGAGGACACGGCAGTTCTAGAGGCACCGCCTAGACATTACATACATCACTTCTGTTCACACTCTATTGGCAGACTTTGATCACATGGCAATACTTACACATAAGAGGGAGCTGTAAAATGTACTTAGTTGCCAAAATCCTGAGCAGCTAACAATTTGATTACtatagaagagaggagagagagcagataTTGTGGGACCCATGAGGGTTTCTGCCACTTGTGTACACGTAGGACATAGTGTACATTTAGTCACTCTTGGTAATTAATCCTTTTATCTCTTAATCTTACAATTCTAACTTAATGAATACCTCCAGCTTTTGCAGTATAAAATATTGGTTTGGGTAAACCTTACTGAATAACGTAGTCAAGATTCTGGTGGCCAGAATGAGAAAAGTCAGGTAATCCGTAAAAATTGAAGATCCGTTTATTTTGAGATGTGTACGTatcacataaatatttaataaacatcgaaaaatgatataaatataaattatgattCCCCAATTCCCATCACAAAAAATTGTCAACATTCCATCTTCAGATTCCTATTCCTCTGAAGGCACAGTCCTGCTGTCCCAACCCCAGAAACAGTGTTTTGCTCTTCTGGAGAAGGACTGTGCTGCACACAAATGCATAAACAGATGGTATAAATTCACCAGAAGTCAAATGATCCCACTACCCGTCCAATAACTCCTCTTGGTTTTCCAGTGAATTCTGTATCACATGGTGAGGTCCGGTATTTTGTAAACTTGTTGCCAGATGGTGTTAATTTCACTATTTGGCATGTGCTTTTGACCTTACGCTAGCTCCCTGATTTTAAGATCCTTGGAACCATTCTGGACTTAACTTCCTTAATTCCCTCCACATCTATCAACCTGGccctttcctcctttccagaACAAGTCTAGAAATTCAGTCCTCGGGTTTCTTGGTAGTAATACTCAGTTACTGTCACCCAGCTAGTATGAGGACCCTTTTTCTGTCATGTCCCACAATAGGCATCTATTTCAGAGCTCCTTAGCTAAACCACAGGAAAATCTAACTAACCACATGCACCACAACGATTCCTTCATTTGGGGGAACTTCCCATTATACTTCAGGAGCCAGTGGAACAATGTAGTGATTTCCACTATCCAGGGATGCAAAGGTCATGCAAAATATGTGATAAGTAATGCCTCAAACAAATTCCTTACAGAATgtgccttattttaaaatatcaacaaaaaattacataataaaCTGAAATACAAGCACTTAAAGGTCTAGGATGTCAGATCAGCAATAACAAAAATTCATTCTTCAGATGATTGAAAAAATTGCTAATAGAGAAAATCTTGCTCCCAAACCATGAGGTGACTTCAGCCAATGTTTACTGAAATTTCACTACTTATTGAAACAAAGAATCTTCCTTGCTTTAGTTTTCAGTTTTGGATgtgtaaaaataataagaaaagaatgtACTGACGGATAAAGGGTGGCAATAATCCTACAAGTGGATCTGACTCCCAAACCCATCCCCACGTAAGAAGGGAGAAAATGGATCAGGGTCGCAATTGAATATGGAATATAGAGGATGAGGAAATAGATCATCAGCTTCATGGCACCTACATGAGCTTCAGTCCGGGGATGCCAAAAAACAGTGGCGTTTTTCTGCATCTTCCGTATGTGTCTCCTCAAGGAATGTATTAACAAGGAAGCAGAAGTCACATTAATGGTGAACTGGATAAAATAGCTCAGGAAAAAAGAGGCCACCAAACACAAGATGCCCTCATTCGTGTCAAATAATGTGCCATTTCTCCTAGTCATAAGCTCAGGAAAAGGTGACGTCTGGCTGAGCACAACATACAGGAGAGTGGTGAAGGCAGAAATCAGCACACAGATCAGCAGCAGCCTGGAGATTTTCAGGGAGATATTCCGTTTCAGCAGGAGAAAAACTGAGTGTTGGAAGTTAGAAATCTTCACACAGTACAAGATGTTGAGCAAGGTCACAAACCAGAGACTGCTAGAGTCCAAAAACAtccaacacaacaaaacaaaggCAGACAAGTAGACTGACCTTTCAACGTTTGGAGAGATGATGTAAATAGTGCTCAGTAGAAGCAATCCTAGTGTAAGAAATCTGGTGATGCCCAAGCTGAACAGGATCCTATCAGAAGAGGAGATTCCATGGTTTTTGACCCAAGTCTTATAATTGACCACTGTAATAAACAGACTCATAATGAttcctacaaaattaaaaataactgaggCAGTAataacagagaaagagaacaccTGAAGCATCTTTACTCATTGAGGATTCACCAGTTGTGGTGCTGATGGTGGGGGCAGGAGAAATACTGAAATGTATAAGTAGGCGTCAGTATCCAGCCAGGAAGGacgtctccttttttattttttccaagcaTGGCAAATGAGCCATTTGTGGTCTAAAAGCCAACTGCTTTTACTGATATGCAAATCTTCCAAGGGTTGTATTACTATTTCTTCATTCATAttctgttttccttataaatGCCTAATTAATATAAGCCTATGTTAACCTGAGAGTCCACTCCTCCAGGAGCAGAAAAGCTGGAGGGAGGAGTCATGGCAGGCTCCAGGAACTTCAAATCCAAATGAGCGCTCCAGCCCAGCATTGTTTCTCTTATTGTTTTGCAGTGAATATAGTTTTTCTTCATAGCAACCCCAGGATATGGTGACAATCCCCATGCTGCACGTCTGTCCACCTACTTCCCATCCACATATCCATGGATTACCTCAATctaccttctctctccctctaatCAGTTGATGTTGTAGCCGTTTCCTCCAACTGTCATTCTGGCCATGCCAGTGCCACTCCTTTATCCCGTAGTGCCTACAGTGACTTGCACTCATCTAATAGATCAAGTTCGAGGACCTGACGCCTCCTCAAGGAAGCCTTTCTCAATTAATCCCCTCCTTTCATGATGACTCCTTTACTTTGATTCCCTCACTAGCTATGTACACAAATTTGTGCCATAATAATTTGTTGTGTTCTGTTTTTGCTCAGAAAAAACAATGTCAGCCCTTTTAcgtgtttcctttataaatttagGTTTATGTTTAGATCACGTGGCTATTTCCTCTTAGGCATACAACTGTCAATCAAAATATTCTGGTATGAGACACAGTAATGCTTTAGTTGTAGctttgtaagccaaataaatagGCATCTCATTGGAGAAATCTTTAGGGCAAACAGTCAAAGCAGAAGGACAACTTAGCTTATTTGATGATGATTCTGAAGAATGAGGTCAATCATAAATAAACAGGAATtacaaagtttaaattttttcgAAAGAGTACCACATAAAgcttaggagaaagaaaaaaaggaaacttccATTTCTTGGGGCTTTTTTAAAGTGCTTACTATGTTTCCAGCAGTGCACCAAGCATCTTAAATATCTAATTAATCCTTAAAACAGTCCAAGGAGGAAGATATGGTTATCCCTATTTACAggtgatgaaaatgaaaataagagaaagtaaGAGACTACCTAATATCACAGCAAATCAGCAGCTGACTTGGGTCTTTCTGAGGCTAACTGAGCTCTTTCTAGTACACTAAGTTGCCCCTTGTTGgttctttcattcaataaatttttgttgccaGCCAGGATCCATTGGCTGCTGGAGGAACAGAGAGCAATCACTACAGCACACTCTGCCATCAAAGTACCTACAGAACATTGGAAGAACACACAAATAGACAATTAGAGATCAGTGCTTTAGGTGTTATAATAAAGAATAGCAAAGAGTGCCATGGGAGTGTGCAGGAGGCACATTTAGCCCAGCCTTGGGGGAATAAGTGTTTAACTGTACATGAGAGATGCAGAGGAAGTTTCCTGGAAGATGTAGGCCTTGAAGGATAAGAGGAGTTAACACAGCTGATGAGTGGGAAGGGGCAGATGATGCAAAAGTACAGCAGTAAAGAGTACGGCATGTTGAGAACTAGAAGTAGTTCAGGGTTCTTTGGGGAAAGTAAGTAATGGGAACATGAAACTAAACTGTGAAATAGGGGCCAAAGGATTAATGGCTTTATGTTGCAagctaaggagtttggacttcaGCCAAAGTAATGGACAGCCTTTACAGGATGTTAGGAGGGGAGCATTATGAttgtattttcattgtttaaaGAACACAACCCAAGCAATGTGGAAAAGTTTTGCTCAAGAgggatggaactggaaacaaGAAACGAGTTAGAATCCTGCTGCAGTGACTCTGATGGATTGAAAAGAGTGGAAATGGAGATCAGGGGAAATTTGAGAGAAGTGTTTATAAGTACAACCACAGGGATCTGGTGACCAAATGGTATGGAActtgtaagaaaaggaagaatctGGGATGATTTCCAGAATTCTGTGAGCTTGAATATGCACATACCTTTACATGTGTTTTACTGAGTATCTGTATAATCtgtgctaacattttatttttaatattttattttattttattttgtcgatatacaatgtggttgattattgtgaccgattacctaaacctccctccctcctccctctcccccctccctcccaacaatgtcctttctctttgcttgtcctatcaatttcaaggaattgcaattgttatgtcttcgtACCTGTCCccgtttttctgtgtgtgtgtattcatttatttatttttagctcccacaaataagtgagaacatgtgatatttctctttctgtgcctgacttgcttcacttaacataattctctctaggtccatgcgtgtcattgcaaatggcagtatttcattctttcttatacctgagtagtattccattgtgtagatgtaccacattttccgtatccactcatctgatgatggacatttgggctggttccaactcttggctattgtaaagagtgctgcgatgaacattggggaacaggtataccttccacttgatgatttccattcctctgggaatattcccagcagtgggatagctgggtcatatggtagatctatctgcaattgtttgaggaacctccataccgttttccatagaggctgcaccattttgcagtcccaccaacaatgtatgagagttccttttcctctgcaacctcgccagcatttaccgttcagagtcttttggattttagtcatcctaactggggtgagatggtatctcagtgtggttttgatttccatttcccgaatgctgagtgattttgagcattttttcatatgtctgttggccattcatatatcttccttagagaaatgcctatttagctcttttgcccatttttaagttgggttgcttgtttttttcttgtaaagttgtttgagttccttctatattctggatattgatcctttgtcacatatatattttgcaaatattttctcccactctgttggttgtcttttaactctgttaattgtttcttttgctgtgcagaagctctttagtttgatataatcccacttgtttgtttttcccttggttgcccatgcttttggggtcgtattcatgaagtctgtgtccagtcctatttcctgaagtgtttctcctatgttttctttaagaagttttattgtttcagggtgtatatttaattctttaatccattttgagttgactttagtgtatgttgaaaggtatgggtctagtttcattctcctgcatattgatatccagttctcccagcaccatttgctgaagaggcaatctcttccccagtgtataggcttggtgcctttgtcaaagatcagatggctgtaggagtgtgggttgatttctggattctctcttctattccattgatcagtgtgtctgtttttatgacagtaccatactgttttggttattatagctttgtagtataggttaaagtcaggtagtgttatgcctccagctttattttttttgctcagcgttgctttggctatacgtggtcttttgttattccatatatttgtctggatagttatttccatttctgagaaaaatgtcattggaattttgatggggattgcattgaatttgtatatcactttgggtagtatggacattttcgctatgctgattcttacaatccaagagcatgggatatctttccatcttcttgtatcctctctaatttctcttgtagttctcattatagagatttttcatatctttggttaactcaattcctaagtattttatttttttggtggctattgtaaatgggcaagctttcttgatttctctatctgcatgttcactattggagaataaaaatgctactgatttttctgtgttgattttgtatcctgctactgtgctgaaatcatttatcaactccaagagcttttttatagaggctttaggctgttcaatatataggatcatgtcatctgcaaacagggacagtttgacttcatcttttccaatctggatgccctttatttccttctcttctctgattgctctggcaagtacttccaatgctatgttgaataggagtggtgagagtgagcttCCTTATCTAGtccttgttcttaaaggaaaagctttcagcttttccccattcaggatgatattggcagtgggtttatcatatatgactttaattatgttgagatactttccatctatacctaacttatagagggtctttgtcatgaatgaatgttgaattttatcaaatgctttttcagcatctatagagatgaccatatggtccttgtgtttgattttattaatatggtgtatcacatttattgatttgcatatgttgaatcaaccttgcatccctgggatgaatcccacttgggaTTCATCCCCCACTGGgatgatcatggtgaataattttacatatgggttgctgtattctgtttgctagtattttagtgaggatttttgcatctatattcatcaaggatatcagcctgtaggtttcttttttggttgtatctttacctggttttggtatcaggatgatgtttgcttcatagaatgagtttgggagatttgcgtccgtttcaatcttttggaatggtttgtaaagaattggtgtcaattcctctttgaatgtttggtaaaattctgctgtgaatccatctggtcctgggcttttctttgttgggagccttctgataacagcttcaatctcctttattgttattggtctgttcagattttccacatcttcgtggctcagttttggtagcttgtgtgtgtccagaaatttatcaatttcctcctgattttcaaatttgttggcgtatagttgtttatagtagtctcgaatgattccttgtatttcacatgagtcagttgtaataccacctttttcatttctaatttttgt comes from Cynocephalus volans isolate mCynVol1 chromosome 6, mCynVol1.pri, whole genome shotgun sequence and encodes:
- the TAS2R4 gene encoding taste receptor type 2 member 4, whose product is MLQVFSFSVITASVIFNFVGIIMSLFITVVNYKTWVKNHGISSSDRILFSLGITRFLTLGLLLLSTIYIISPNVERSVYLSAFVLLCWMFLDSSSLWFVTLLNILYCVKISNFQHSVFLLLKRNISLKISRLLLICVLISAFTTLLYVVLSQTSPFPELMTRRNGTLFDTNEGILCLVASFFLSYFIQFTINVTSASLLIHSLRRHIRKMQKNATVFWHPRTEAHVGAMKLMIYFLILYIPYSIATLIHFLPSYVGMGLGVRSTCRIIATLYPSVHSFLIIFTHPKLKTKARKILCFNK